The Caproicibacterium lactatifermentans genome contains a region encoding:
- a CDS encoding TatD family hydrolase produces MPYQHIFDSHAHYDDTAFNTDRDILLHTLPQQGICHIINCGATLEGCGNAVRLAKHYPYIHAAVGIHPEEIGSSADAWLPQLEALLQHKEENRIAAMGEIGLDYHFEGNPPHDVQKAAFAAQLQLAARYDLPVIVHDRDAHADTLELLQKYRPRGVVHCFSGSVETMQEILRLGMYIGLGGAVTFKNAKKPLRAAAAVPLDRLLNETDCPYMAPVPLRGARCDSTMIPYSAEVIAAVRGISAQEVLDAGCHNAEKLFGISV; encoded by the coding sequence ATGCCTTATCAGCATATTTTTGACAGTCACGCACATTACGATGACACCGCCTTCAACACGGACCGCGATATTTTGCTGCACACACTGCCCCAGCAGGGCATTTGTCACATTATTAACTGCGGCGCTACACTGGAAGGCTGCGGTAATGCGGTGCGGCTGGCAAAGCATTATCCATACATTCACGCGGCAGTCGGTATTCACCCGGAGGAAATCGGCTCCTCCGCGGACGCATGGCTGCCCCAGCTGGAAGCATTGCTGCAGCACAAAGAGGAAAACCGCATTGCCGCTATGGGAGAAATCGGGCTGGACTACCATTTCGAGGGCAACCCGCCGCACGACGTGCAGAAAGCAGCCTTTGCCGCTCAGCTGCAACTTGCTGCCCGCTATGACCTTCCCGTTATCGTCCACGACCGCGACGCACATGCCGATACACTGGAGCTGCTGCAAAAATATCGGCCGCGCGGTGTTGTCCACTGTTTTTCCGGCAGTGTGGAAACCATGCAGGAAATTCTGAGGCTCGGTATGTACATTGGTCTGGGCGGTGCGGTGACCTTTAAAAACGCCAAAAAGCCGCTGCGTGCGGCGGCCGCGGTTCCGCTGGACCGTCTGCTGAACGAAACCGATTGCCCCTATATGGCACCGGTGCCGCTGCGCGGTGCCCGCTGTGACTCTACCATGATTCCCTATTCCGCGGAGGTCATTGCCGCTGTGCGGGGCATTTCCGCACAAGAAGTTCTGGACGCCGGCTGTCATAATGCAGAAAAGTTGTTTGGCATTTCTGTCTAA
- a CDS encoding methionine ABC transporter ATP-binding protein codes for MEEKPILEIHDLCKTYTTRDGTVNALQHVDLTVQRGETFGIIGMSGAGKSSLVRCINLLEQPTSGSILFDGQDMLTASPAELRKARRSISMVFQQFNLLMQRTALRNVSFPLEIAGVPKQKARAHAAELLNTVGLSEWAGSYPSQLSGGQKQRVAIARALATEPKMLLCDEATSALDPATTLSILHLLKKINNAYGITILVITHQMNVIEEICGRVAILSGGRVVESGPVRDIFANPKTDAAKKLVLPSSGRKGQMLGRRQIRLVFDGVDSHEPVLAQLVLHFQTEVNIMYADTRDLNGKAVGQMILQLPEDQELGDQMVTFCRARGLTVEEVTTDEQ; via the coding sequence ATGGAAGAAAAACCTATTCTGGAAATTCACGACCTGTGTAAAACCTACACTACGCGTGACGGTACCGTAAACGCCCTGCAGCATGTGGACCTAACCGTTCAGCGCGGTGAAACTTTTGGCATCATCGGCATGAGCGGTGCCGGAAAAAGCTCGTTGGTGCGGTGCATTAACTTACTGGAGCAGCCGACCAGCGGCAGTATCCTGTTCGATGGACAGGACATGCTGACTGCCTCCCCTGCTGAGCTGCGCAAAGCACGGCGCTCCATTAGCATGGTGTTTCAGCAGTTTAACCTGCTTATGCAGCGAACTGCACTGCGCAATGTAAGTTTCCCGTTGGAAATTGCCGGTGTGCCCAAGCAGAAGGCACGGGCACATGCGGCAGAGCTGCTGAATACTGTTGGCCTTTCTGAGTGGGCCGGCAGCTACCCCAGCCAGCTTTCCGGCGGACAGAAACAGCGTGTGGCCATTGCGCGCGCACTGGCCACCGAGCCGAAAATGCTGTTGTGTGACGAGGCAACCAGTGCGCTGGACCCCGCGACTACCCTGAGTATTCTGCATCTGCTGAAAAAGATAAACAATGCTTACGGTATTACAATTTTGGTCATTACGCACCAGATGAACGTCATTGAGGAAATCTGCGGCCGTGTGGCTATCCTTTCCGGCGGCCGTGTTGTGGAGAGCGGGCCTGTGCGCGACATTTTTGCTAACCCGAAAACGGACGCCGCCAAAAAACTGGTGCTGCCCTCTTCCGGACGGAAAGGGCAGATGCTGGGCCGCCGGCAAATCCGCCTTGTGTTTGACGGTGTGGATTCTCATGAACCGGTGCTGGCACAGCTGGTGCTGCACTTCCAAACGGAAGTCAACATTATGTATGCGGACACACGCGACCTAAACGGCAAGGCGGTTGGTCAAATGATTCTGCAGCTGCCTGAGGACCAAGAACTGGGCGACCAAATGGTCACCTTCTGTCGAGCACGCGGCCTGACTGTAGAGGAGGTGACAACAGATGAGCAGTGA
- a CDS encoding MetQ/NlpA family ABC transporter substrate-binding protein, translating to MKKLLAFTLTAVLAAGTLAGCGGASSSAASTNTAAAKGTIIVGASPSPHEEILNGVVKQQLAKEGYTLVVKEFSDYVQPNLALEGKNLDANYFQHKPYMDSFNKEKNTHLVSMGPIHYEPFGIYAGKTKKLADLKDGATIAVPNDTTNEARALLLLQDNGILKLKANAGITATQKDIAENPKHIKIQEIEAAQLPRAIQDVDLAVINGNYAISGGLKVSDALAMEKNSSLAAKTYANVLAVRQGDENRAELKALYKALTSKETQDYINKKYSGAVVPSTQA from the coding sequence ATGAAAAAATTACTGGCATTTACACTGACAGCCGTTTTGGCGGCAGGCACCCTTGCGGGCTGCGGCGGCGCTTCTTCTTCGGCGGCTTCCACCAACACTGCTGCGGCAAAAGGAACCATCATCGTTGGTGCTTCCCCTTCGCCGCATGAAGAAATCCTGAACGGTGTTGTCAAACAGCAGCTGGCCAAGGAAGGCTACACGCTGGTCGTAAAGGAGTTTTCCGACTATGTACAGCCGAACCTCGCACTGGAGGGCAAAAATCTGGACGCTAACTACTTCCAGCACAAGCCGTACATGGACAGCTTTAACAAAGAAAAAAACACCCATTTGGTTTCCATGGGCCCGATCCACTACGAGCCGTTTGGCATTTATGCCGGTAAGACCAAAAAGCTGGCCGACCTGAAGGACGGCGCAACCATTGCCGTACCGAACGACACCACCAACGAAGCCCGCGCTCTGCTTCTGTTGCAGGATAACGGTATTCTCAAACTGAAAGCAAATGCCGGCATTACTGCCACACAGAAGGACATTGCCGAAAACCCGAAGCACATTAAGATTCAGGAAATTGAAGCCGCGCAGCTGCCCCGTGCGATTCAGGACGTGGACCTCGCTGTTATCAACGGCAACTATGCTATCAGCGGCGGGCTGAAAGTCAGCGACGCACTGGCCATGGAAAAGAACTCCTCCCTTGCCGCTAAAACTTACGCCAATGTGCTGGCTGTACGGCAGGGCGACGAAAACCGTGCGGAACTGAAGGCCCTGTATAAAGCCCTGACCAGCAAAGAAACGCAGGACTACATTAACAAGAAGTACAGCGGTGCCGTTGTTCCTTCCACACAAGCTTAA
- a CDS encoding ABC transporter substrate-binding protein has translation MKKRVLSLLLAGILTCGSAVLPASAASEGTQKTNAASGTIIHVYNWGEYISSGADGSMNVNAAFTQKTGIRVDYTTFDTNESLYSKLAGGGAQYDVIIPSDYMINKLIKQNMLEKLDFRNIPNYKYIDKQYRNLSYDPQNQYSVPYTWGTVGILYNKKHVKKEETKSWDVLWNQKYAGKILMFDNPRDAFGIAQKKLGLSYNTTDTNDWEAAATLLKQQKPLVQSYVMDQIFDKMDSGEAWVAPYYAGDGESLMRENPDIGFTIPTKEGTNFFVDTICIPKGSKNKAAAEAYINFLCSPEVSAANMEAIGYSTPETAARKLLPKEMADSTICYPPQEILEKSEVFTNLPDSTLTLIDNLWTEVKMGSSGDTLTLILVLCAFLAAYIVIVVYKKQKRRREME, from the coding sequence GTGAAAAAACGGGTATTGTCCCTGCTCCTGGCGGGAATTCTGACCTGCGGCAGTGCTGTACTGCCGGCCTCTGCCGCGTCCGAAGGTACGCAAAAAACGAATGCTGCGTCCGGTACAATTATTCATGTGTATAACTGGGGCGAGTATATCAGCAGCGGTGCGGACGGCAGCATGAACGTCAACGCCGCGTTTACCCAAAAGACCGGTATTCGGGTGGATTACACCACATTTGATACCAATGAGTCGCTGTATTCCAAACTGGCGGGTGGCGGCGCACAGTATGATGTCATTATTCCGTCAGATTATATGATTAACAAGCTGATTAAACAGAATATGCTGGAAAAGCTTGATTTCCGGAATATCCCGAATTACAAATATATCGATAAACAGTATCGAAACCTTTCCTATGACCCACAGAACCAGTATTCTGTGCCGTACACATGGGGAACGGTAGGCATTTTGTACAACAAAAAGCACGTTAAAAAAGAAGAAACCAAGTCTTGGGACGTGCTGTGGAACCAGAAATATGCGGGCAAGATTTTGATGTTTGATAATCCGCGGGATGCCTTCGGCATTGCCCAGAAAAAGCTGGGCCTTTCCTACAACACCACGGACACCAATGATTGGGAGGCGGCCGCTACACTGCTGAAACAGCAGAAACCGCTGGTGCAGTCCTATGTAATGGATCAGATTTTTGACAAAATGGATTCCGGTGAGGCGTGGGTGGCGCCGTACTATGCCGGCGACGGCGAATCTTTGATGAGGGAAAATCCCGATATTGGCTTTACCATTCCCACAAAAGAAGGCACCAATTTCTTTGTGGACACCATTTGTATTCCGAAAGGAAGCAAAAATAAGGCGGCGGCCGAGGCGTATATCAATTTCCTGTGCAGTCCCGAAGTTTCCGCGGCCAATATGGAAGCCATCGGCTACTCTACACCGGAAACAGCTGCTCGAAAGTTGCTGCCAAAAGAAATGGCGGACAGCACCATTTGCTATCCGCCGCAGGAAATCCTGGAAAAATCGGAAGTGTTCACGAACTTGCCGGACAGCACGCTGACGCTAATTGATAATTTGTGGACCGAGGTCAAAATGGGCAGTTCCGGTGACACGCTGACACTCATTTTGGTGCTGTGCGCGTTTCTGGCAGCCTATATCGTCATTGTCGTTTATAAAAAGCAAAAACGAAGACGCGAAATGGAATAA
- the ptsP gene encoding phosphoenolpyruvate--protein phosphotransferase, giving the protein MTVLKGEGVSKGVVFGKVRFFHRNSAAVEKRTVTDIEAETKRFEDARAAAVTQLANLYVKTRNELGEENSLLFQIHQMMLEDVDYGNSITDKITNEKVCAEYAVQETSKEFAEMFSQMDDEYMRGRAADVKDVSARVIAILTGKETGGLTGSAPCVLAADDLAPSETAQLDKAQVLAFITAEGSYNAHTAIFARTMGIPAVIGLKDQLASELEGKEVIVDGSTGCVYLDADKATRQAMNEKHQSEEARKRLLSLYRGRPTATKSGHHIDLCANIGNPKDMAAVLENDAEGIGLFRSEFLYLESSDYPTEEEQFQAYKAVAEKMNGKRVVIRTLDIGADKQADYFHLPKEANPAMGMRAIRICLTRPEIFKTQLRALYRASAYGKIAIMFPMITSLEEVQQCKQIAAQVRGELTQEGIPFSSSVELGIMIETPAAAVISDDLAKEVDFFSVGTNDLTQYTLACDRQNQDIARFCNTHHKAILRLIRMSAENAHKAGIWIGICGELGADESLTRTFVDMSIDELSVTPTSILGLRAAISEIE; this is encoded by the coding sequence ATGACAGTGCTAAAAGGGGAAGGCGTAAGCAAAGGTGTTGTATTCGGCAAAGTTCGCTTTTTCCACAGGAATTCGGCGGCTGTCGAAAAACGCACGGTGACGGATATAGAAGCAGAGACCAAACGCTTTGAGGATGCCCGTGCGGCTGCTGTGACACAGCTGGCCAATTTATATGTAAAAACACGCAATGAACTGGGGGAAGAGAATTCCCTGCTGTTCCAAATCCACCAAATGATGCTGGAGGATGTGGATTACGGCAATTCCATTACAGATAAAATAACAAATGAAAAGGTTTGTGCAGAGTACGCTGTGCAGGAAACCTCCAAAGAATTTGCGGAGATGTTCTCACAGATGGACGACGAATATATGCGCGGCCGTGCGGCGGATGTTAAGGACGTTTCCGCGCGTGTAATTGCCATTTTGACCGGCAAAGAGACCGGCGGCCTTACCGGCAGTGCGCCATGCGTGCTGGCGGCGGACGATTTGGCCCCCAGTGAAACGGCCCAGCTGGACAAGGCACAGGTGCTGGCATTCATCACGGCAGAAGGTTCCTATAATGCCCATACGGCAATTTTTGCTCGTACCATGGGCATTCCGGCAGTCATTGGTCTAAAAGACCAGCTGGCATCGGAGCTGGAAGGCAAAGAGGTCATTGTGGACGGTTCCACCGGCTGTGTCTATCTGGATGCGGACAAGGCAACCCGTCAGGCCATGAACGAAAAGCATCAGAGCGAGGAAGCACGCAAGCGCCTGCTGTCCCTGTACCGCGGCCGTCCTACCGCAACCAAGAGCGGCCATCATATCGACCTGTGTGCCAACATCGGCAACCCGAAAGATATGGCTGCCGTACTGGAAAATGATGCGGAGGGCATTGGCCTGTTCCGCAGTGAGTTCCTGTATCTGGAAAGCAGCGATTATCCAACCGAGGAGGAGCAGTTCCAGGCTTACAAAGCGGTGGCGGAAAAAATGAACGGCAAACGGGTGGTTATCCGCACGCTGGACATTGGCGCCGACAAGCAGGCAGACTATTTCCACCTGCCCAAAGAAGCGAACCCGGCTATGGGTATGCGTGCCATCCGTATTTGTCTGACACGTCCGGAAATTTTTAAGACGCAGCTGCGCGCCTTGTACCGCGCCTCTGCCTACGGAAAAATCGCCATTATGTTCCCGATGATTACTTCTTTAGAGGAAGTACAGCAGTGCAAACAGATTGCCGCACAGGTGCGCGGTGAACTGACACAGGAGGGAATTCCGTTCTCTTCTTCCGTGGAGCTGGGCATCATGATTGAAACACCGGCTGCTGCGGTCATCAGTGATGACCTTGCCAAAGAAGTGGACTTTTTCAGCGTTGGCACCAACGACCTGACACAGTATACACTGGCCTGCGACCGCCAGAATCAGGATATTGCCCGGTTCTGCAACACGCACCACAAGGCTATCCTGCGTCTGATTCGTATGTCCGCTGAAAATGCCCACAAGGCCGGTATTTGGATTGGCATCTGCGGCGAGCTTGGTGCAGATGAGAGCCTGACACGGACCTTTGTCGACATGAGTATTGATGAGCTTTCCGTTACGCCGACCTCAATTTTGGGCCTGCGTGCGGCTATTTCTGAAATCGAATAA
- a CDS encoding ABC transporter permease, whose amino-acid sequence MFLIFLFLYAPIFVLILFSFNNSSAMSRSVFSGFSLRWYRQLFGDSMILEALRNTLIIAVVASAASTVLGTLGAIGINSLKSKWARRMTMNVTNLPMVNPEIVTGVSMMLLFVIATRALGTSLGMGSLIIAHITFCLPYVLLSIRPKLLQMDPHLYEAALDLGCTPAQAFFRVVLPQIVPGIVSGAIMAFTLSIDDFVISYFTSGTTQTLSIYIYSMTRKRISPEINALSTMLFVVILVLLLAVNIGQSGSAARAARRRAAQEEAEVL is encoded by the coding sequence ATGTTCCTGATTTTTCTGTTCCTGTATGCGCCCATTTTTGTCCTTATCCTATTTAGCTTCAATAATTCCAGCGCGATGAGCCGTTCGGTATTTTCCGGTTTTTCACTGCGCTGGTACCGGCAGCTTTTTGGGGATAGCATGATTCTGGAAGCACTGCGCAACACGCTGATTATCGCCGTAGTGGCGTCGGCAGCTTCCACGGTGCTGGGCACGCTGGGCGCAATTGGTATCAACAGCCTGAAAAGCAAATGGGCACGTCGCATGACCATGAACGTGACGAACTTGCCGATGGTCAATCCCGAGATTGTCACCGGTGTATCTATGATGCTGCTGTTTGTTATTGCTACCCGTGCACTGGGCACCAGCCTTGGCATGGGCAGCCTGATTATTGCGCACATCACGTTTTGTCTGCCGTATGTTTTGCTTTCTATACGGCCAAAACTGCTGCAGATGGACCCACACTTGTACGAAGCGGCACTGGACCTTGGCTGTACACCGGCGCAGGCCTTTTTCCGGGTCGTGCTGCCGCAGATTGTGCCGGGCATTGTTTCCGGCGCCATTATGGCATTTACGCTGTCGATTGATGACTTTGTTATCAGCTACTTTACCAGCGGCACCACACAGACGCTGTCCATTTATATTTACTCCATGACACGCAAACGCATCAGCCCGGAAATCAACGCGCTTTCTACGATGCTGTTTGTGGTGATTCTGGTGCTGCTGCTGGCAGTGAACATCGGTCAGTCTGGCAGCGCCGCGCGTGCGGCCCGCCGCCGGGCGGCACAGGAGGAGGCGGAAGTACTGTGA
- a CDS encoding ABC transporter permease has translation MKSKKALSPYLVWMILFTVVPMLLVLYFAFTDHSGAFTLKNLQQVGQYSNVFLRSIWQGALATVICLLLGYPLAYIIAHMKLKSQSAAVLLIMLPMWMNFLLRTYAWMTLLEDNGILNTMFAALGLPKVHMINTAGAVVLGMVYNYIPYMILPLYTVLTRIDTSVLEAAQDLGANRTQVFCRVTLPMSMPGVISGITMVFVPAVSTFIISKMLGGGSNLLIGDVVEMQFLGSAYNPNLGSAISLVLMLLIIICLGIMNQFDEGEEQEAVLL, from the coding sequence ATGAAGTCCAAAAAAGCGCTGTCTCCGTACCTTGTGTGGATGATTCTGTTCACAGTTGTTCCCATGCTGCTGGTGCTGTACTTTGCCTTCACGGACCACAGCGGTGCTTTCACGCTGAAAAACCTACAGCAGGTGGGGCAGTACAGCAACGTCTTTCTGCGGTCCATCTGGCAGGGAGCGCTGGCTACAGTTATCTGCCTGTTGCTGGGATATCCGCTGGCCTATATCATTGCACACATGAAACTAAAATCACAAAGCGCGGCAGTTTTGCTCATTATGCTGCCCATGTGGATGAATTTTTTGCTGCGCACTTATGCGTGGATGACTCTTTTGGAGGACAACGGCATTCTCAACACCATGTTTGCGGCGCTGGGCCTGCCGAAAGTGCACATGATAAACACCGCCGGTGCGGTGGTGCTGGGTATGGTGTACAACTATATTCCGTATATGATTCTGCCGCTTTACACGGTTCTTACCCGCATTGATACCTCTGTACTGGAGGCGGCACAGGACCTTGGCGCCAACCGGACGCAGGTTTTCTGCAGGGTAACGCTGCCCATGAGTATGCCGGGCGTCATTTCTGGCATTACCATGGTGTTTGTGCCCGCAGTCAGCACCTTTATTATCAGTAAGATGCTGGGCGGCGGCAGCAATTTGCTGATTGGCGATGTGGTAGAGATGCAGTTTCTCGGCTCGGCTTACAACCCGAACCTCGGCTCGGCTATCTCGCTGGTACTGATGCTGCTGATTATCATTTGCCTTGGCATTATGAATCAGTTCGATGAGGGAGAGGAACAGGAGGCGGTGCTGCTGTGA
- a CDS encoding methionine ABC transporter permease, with the protein MSSDMLPIFGQGILETLYMVLFSTLFAYVIGLPLGVLLVVTAKDGIRPNAAAHKVIDVIVNITRSVPFLILLVAIIPFTRAIVGTSIGTNATIVPLTISAAPFVARLVESPLADVDGGVVEAAQSMGCTTWQTIWKVLLPEAKPGLLRNAAIATTTILGYSAMAGFVGGGGLGAIATNYGYYRYDSITMLSTVVLLVVITQILQGVGLKVADSSDRRKR; encoded by the coding sequence ATGAGCAGTGATATGCTTCCCATTTTTGGGCAAGGTATTCTAGAAACGCTGTATATGGTTCTTTTCAGCACCCTGTTTGCCTATGTCATCGGTCTACCGCTGGGTGTACTGCTGGTCGTGACCGCCAAAGACGGCATCCGGCCAAACGCTGCTGCCCACAAGGTCATTGATGTGATTGTCAACATTACGCGCAGCGTTCCATTCCTGATTCTTCTGGTAGCAATTATACCGTTTACAAGGGCCATCGTTGGTACTTCCATCGGCACCAACGCGACGATTGTCCCGCTGACCATCAGTGCGGCGCCGTTCGTCGCGCGTCTGGTAGAAAGCCCGCTGGCCGATGTGGACGGCGGCGTGGTGGAGGCGGCCCAGTCCATGGGCTGCACCACTTGGCAGACGATTTGGAAAGTGCTTCTGCCGGAAGCAAAGCCCGGTCTGCTGCGCAATGCGGCAATCGCCACGACCACCATCCTCGGCTACTCGGCCATGGCGGGCTTTGTCGGCGGCGGCGGCTTGGGTGCCATTGCCACCAACTATGGCTATTACCGCTATGACAGCATTACCATGCTGTCAACGGTCGTGCTGCTGGTCGTCATCACCCAGATTCTGCAGGGCGTCGGCCTGAAAGTGGCGGACAGTTCCGACAGACGCAAGCGCTGA
- a CDS encoding GNAT family N-acetyltransferase, giving the protein MKHIGTQEMTTYRLRLRRFTIEDAAAMYQNWASDPQVTQYLTWPPHRSVSQTEQLLCMWVMQYAKSETYRWCIADKRTNEPIGCIDAVGQDDKNLRATIGYCMAHRLWSHGLMTEALIAVEDFLFAKVGYNRIDAYHNIRNPASGKVMQKSGMQREGVLRQFLLNRQGHPVDVVLWSILRSEWQAMDRG; this is encoded by the coding sequence ATGAAGCACATCGGTACACAGGAAATGACGACCTACCGTCTGCGGCTCAGGCGCTTTACCATAGAGGACGCTGCGGCCATGTACCAAAATTGGGCCAGTGACCCGCAGGTGACACAGTATCTGACTTGGCCGCCGCACCGATCGGTTTCCCAAACAGAGCAGTTGTTGTGTATGTGGGTCATGCAGTACGCCAAATCCGAAACTTACCGGTGGTGTATTGCCGACAAACGAACCAACGAACCCATTGGCTGCATTGACGCTGTAGGACAGGACGACAAGAACCTGCGTGCGACAATCGGCTACTGCATGGCGCACCGTTTATGGAGCCATGGTTTGATGACGGAAGCGCTGATTGCGGTGGAGGATTTCCTGTTCGCAAAGGTCGGCTACAACCGTATTGATGCCTATCACAATATCCGAAATCCCGCCTCCGGTAAAGTCATGCAGAAAAGCGGCATGCAGCGGGAGGGCGTTCTGCGGCAGTTCCTTTTGAATAGACAGGGACACCCGGTGGACGTTGTTCTGTGGTCCATTCTGCGCTCAGAGTGGCAGGCAATGGACCGCGGCTAA
- a CDS encoding GNAT family N-acetyltransferase — translation MTIQKMPVSSPEAQQLMGELSAKLTELTGCSGASGFDFRDMENPRALFAVAQLEGRPVGCGALREVSDNTAEVKRVYACQSGHGIGSRILKYLEAEARRLSYTRLILETRKANQKAVQFYLRCGYQPCENYGRYRGLEDAICFSKRLPPLSGSGKARYD, via the coding sequence GTGACCATACAGAAAATGCCCGTTTCGTCCCCAGAGGCGCAGCAGCTGATGGGTGAACTTTCTGCAAAGCTTACGGAGTTAACCGGGTGCAGCGGAGCTTCCGGTTTTGACTTCCGGGACATGGAAAATCCGCGGGCGCTGTTTGCGGTGGCCCAGCTGGAAGGTCGACCGGTCGGCTGCGGTGCCCTGCGTGAAGTGTCCGACAACACTGCGGAGGTTAAACGTGTGTACGCCTGTCAAAGCGGCCATGGCATTGGCAGCCGTATCCTAAAATATCTGGAAGCGGAGGCTCGTCGGCTTTCCTATACACGCCTCATTTTAGAAACACGAAAGGCAAATCAAAAGGCTGTGCAGTTTTACCTGCGCTGCGGCTATCAGCCATGTGAAAACTACGGCAGATACCGCGGACTGGAAGACGCCATATGTTTTTCCAAAAGACTGCCGCCGCTGTCCGGAAGCGGAAAAGCACGGTACGATTGA
- a CDS encoding ABC transporter ATP-binding protein, with protein sequence MEKAPIIALKDIAVAFDGEPVLQDFNLSIRDGEFVTLLGPSGCGKTTTLRLIGGFVKPDRGDIFFNGRRINDVLPYRREVNTIFQKYALFPHLNVYDNVAFGMRVHKRPEKEIRTAVRSMLELVNLRGFEHRSVERLSGGQQQRVAIARALVNHPKVLLLDEPLGALDMKLRKDMQVELKKIQQQTGITFLFVTHDQEEALSMSDTVVVMDAGRIQQIGTPQDIYNEPKNAFVADFIGESNILDGVMMEDYLVGFAGCRFHCVDKGFAPMEQVDVVIRPEDIDVVAPDKSPLHGVVTNVTFKGMHNEIIVDVGGFKWMIQSIHYTGVGEHIGLEIEPDDIHIMHKSSYSGSFGDYSTFSDEMQEDILTSEEAEAEEKAGGKEEAQP encoded by the coding sequence TTGGAAAAAGCACCAATCATTGCACTAAAGGACATTGCCGTTGCCTTTGACGGCGAACCGGTCCTGCAGGACTTCAACCTCAGTATTCGGGACGGAGAGTTCGTCACGCTGCTGGGACCGTCCGGCTGTGGCAAAACCACCACACTGCGCCTTATCGGCGGTTTTGTCAAACCGGACCGCGGCGACATTTTCTTTAACGGCCGGCGCATCAATGACGTTCTGCCCTATCGGCGGGAGGTCAACACTATTTTTCAAAAGTATGCGCTGTTTCCGCACCTGAACGTGTACGACAATGTCGCCTTTGGTATGCGTGTACACAAACGTCCGGAAAAAGAGATACGCACCGCTGTGCGCAGTATGCTGGAGCTGGTGAACCTGCGCGGCTTTGAGCACCGCAGCGTGGAGCGCCTTTCTGGCGGGCAGCAGCAGCGTGTGGCCATTGCGCGGGCACTGGTGAACCACCCAAAGGTTCTGCTGCTGGACGAACCGTTGGGCGCACTGGACATGAAGCTGCGCAAGGATATGCAGGTGGAGCTGAAAAAGATTCAGCAGCAAACCGGCATTACGTTCCTTTTTGTCACACACGACCAGGAAGAAGCCCTTTCCATGAGCGATACGGTTGTTGTTATGGATGCCGGCCGTATCCAGCAGATAGGCACACCGCAGGACATTTATAATGAACCAAAGAACGCCTTTGTCGCCGACTTTATTGGGGAGTCCAATATACTGGACGGCGTGATGATGGAAGATTATTTGGTGGGGTTTGCGGGCTGCCGTTTTCACTGCGTGGACAAAGGCTTCGCCCCTATGGAGCAGGTGGACGTGGTCATTCGTCCGGAAGATATCGATGTTGTTGCGCCGGACAAAAGCCCGCTGCACGGGGTCGTCACCAATGTTACCTTTAAAGGGATGCACAATGAAATTATTGTGGACGTCGGCGGCTTTAAGTGGATGATACAGTCCATTCACTATACGGGTGTGGGGGAACACATCGGTTTGGAAATAGAGCCGGACGATATTCACATTATGCACAAGTCCAGCTATTCCGGTTCTTTCGGCGACTACAGTACGTTCAGCGACGAAATGCAAGAGGATATCCTTACCTCGGAGGAAGCGGAGGCCGAAGAAAAGGCCGGTGGGAAAGAGGAGGCACAGCCATGA